The Streptomyces pactum genome contains a region encoding:
- a CDS encoding methylated-DNA--[protein]-cysteine S-methyltransferase, which translates to MPVTATTMTTTYWTETDSLVGRLLLTAGPDGALTSLSVPGQKGGRSVQDGWRHDAGPFRAAAEQLAAYFAGELKEFRLPLRAEGTAFRERVWAALDDVPYGATTTYGEIAARIGASRPAVRAVGGAIGANPLLILRPCHRVIGSDGSLTGYAGGLERKTRLLTLEGAALAG; encoded by the coding sequence ATGCCTGTGACCGCGACCACGATGACCACGACCTACTGGACCGAGACCGACAGCCTCGTCGGCCGGCTGCTGCTCACCGCGGGGCCGGACGGCGCGCTCACCTCCCTGTCCGTGCCCGGGCAGAAGGGCGGCCGGAGCGTCCAGGACGGCTGGCGGCACGACGCCGGGCCCTTCCGCGCGGCCGCGGAACAGCTCGCCGCCTACTTCGCCGGGGAGCTGAAGGAGTTCCGGCTGCCGCTGCGCGCCGAGGGGACCGCCTTCCGGGAGCGCGTCTGGGCCGCCCTGGACGACGTGCCCTACGGGGCGACCACGACGTACGGCGAGATCGCCGCGCGCATCGGTGCCTCCCGGCCGGCGGTACGCGCCGTCGGCGGCGCGATCGGGGCCAACCCGCTGCTGATCCTGCGCCCCTGCCACCGGGTGATCGGCTCCGACGGCTCCCTGACGGGGTACGCGGGCGGTCTGGAGCGCAAGACGCGGCTGCTCACCCTGGAGGGCGCCGCGCTAGCCGGCTAG
- a CDS encoding DUF456 domain-containing protein, with amino-acid sequence MGAWNLLLSGLVILLGLLGVLLPGMPGSWLVWAGVLWWALKDPQSLSWAVLVGATVVLLLSQAVRWTLPPRRLGRDDAGRRVTAYAGAGAFVGFVVVPVLGAIPGFMGGIYLAERLRLGRHGEAMTALRTAMRSGGSSVLTELFACLLVTGAWLGAVLAG; translated from the coding sequence ATGGGAGCGTGGAATCTCCTGCTGTCCGGCCTGGTCATCCTGCTCGGGCTGTTGGGAGTACTGCTCCCCGGCATGCCCGGGTCGTGGCTGGTGTGGGCCGGGGTCCTGTGGTGGGCGCTGAAGGATCCGCAGTCCCTCTCGTGGGCCGTGCTCGTCGGCGCCACGGTCGTGCTCCTCCTGTCCCAGGCGGTGCGCTGGACGCTGCCGCCCCGGCGGCTGGGCCGGGACGACGCCGGCCGCCGGGTCACGGCGTACGCGGGCGCGGGCGCGTTCGTCGGCTTCGTCGTGGTCCCGGTGCTGGGCGCGATACCCGGCTTCATGGGTGGCATCTACCTCGCCGAACGGCTGCGGCTCGGCCGGCACGGCGAGGCGATGACGGCGCTGCGCACGGCGATGCGCTCGGGCGGCTCCAGCGTGCTGACGGAGCTGTTCGCCTGCCTGCTGGTCACCGGGGCGTGGCTGGGAGCGGTGCTAGCCGGCTAG
- a CDS encoding winged helix-turn-helix transcriptional regulator, giving the protein MLGVLGLDDTHESAYRALVAVGAADVPDLARRLVLGERDTERALRRLEQNGLAAQSSARPGRWVAAPPGVALGALLTRQRHELEKAELAAALLAEEYRAAAAEPAVHDLVEVVTGAAAVAQRFLQLQLGASDEVCALVTGNPVAVTGMENDAEEQAAGRGVGYRVVVERAVLDLPTGITELTAALGRDEQVRVVDRVPTKLVIADRALALVPLTAHSSEPAALVVHASGLLELLSGLFDSVWRDALPLRLGAAGVSEHGPDGPDGTDLEILSLLLAGLTDASVAKQLDLGLRTVQRRVKRLMELTGVTTRLQLGWHAYERDWVARTG; this is encoded by the coding sequence ATGCTGGGAGTGCTGGGGCTGGACGACACGCACGAGTCGGCGTACCGGGCGCTGGTGGCCGTGGGCGCGGCCGACGTGCCCGATCTGGCCCGGCGGCTGGTGCTCGGCGAGCGGGACACGGAGCGTGCGCTGCGCCGGCTGGAACAGAACGGGCTGGCCGCCCAGTCGTCGGCCCGGCCCGGCCGCTGGGTCGCCGCGCCGCCGGGGGTGGCACTGGGCGCGCTGCTCACCCGGCAGCGGCACGAACTGGAGAAGGCGGAGCTGGCCGCGGCGCTGCTGGCCGAGGAGTACCGGGCGGCGGCGGCCGAGCCCGCCGTGCACGACCTGGTGGAGGTGGTGACCGGTGCCGCGGCGGTCGCCCAGCGCTTCCTCCAGCTCCAGCTCGGGGCGAGCGACGAGGTGTGCGCGCTGGTCACCGGCAACCCCGTCGCCGTCACCGGCATGGAGAACGACGCGGAGGAGCAGGCCGCCGGACGCGGGGTCGGCTACCGGGTGGTCGTCGAGCGGGCGGTTCTGGACCTGCCCACCGGCATCACCGAGCTGACCGCCGCACTGGGCCGCGACGAGCAGGTGCGCGTGGTGGACCGGGTACCGACCAAGCTGGTGATCGCCGATCGGGCCCTGGCCCTGGTCCCCCTCACGGCGCACTCCTCGGAGCCGGCCGCACTGGTCGTCCACGCCAGCGGCCTCCTGGAACTGCTCTCGGGCCTGTTCGACTCGGTGTGGCGGGACGCGCTGCCGCTGCGGCTCGGCGCGGCCGGCGTGAGCGAGCACGGCCCGGACGGTCCCGACGGCACCGACCTGGAGATCCTCTCCCTGCTGCTGGCCGGACTGACCGACGCGAGCGTGGCCAAACAGCTCGACCTGGGACTGCGGACCGTACAGCGTCGGGTGAAGCGCCTGATGGAACTGACCGGGGTCACGACCCGGCTCCAGCTCGGCTGGCACGCGTACGAGCGGGACTGGGTGGCCCGGACGGGCTGA